The DNA segment CACCGTGGGCGACAGCCTGGAGCAGGAGGTCGAGCCCTCCGCCATGCGCACCCTCGACCAGGAGGCCTTCCTGGAGCAGATCGAGGCGAGCCTCGCCTCCCTCAGCGAGAAGGAGCGCAAGATCATCACCCTGCACTTCGGCCTCGCCGGCCACGAGCCGCTCACGCTGGAGCAGATCGGCAAGCAGTTCGATCCCCCGATCTCCCGCGAGCGCGTGCGGCAGCTCGAAGAGCGCGCCTTCTCGCGGATCCGCGAGCGGCGCCGCGAAGTGCTGGGCGGCTTCCTCCGCGGCGGGGATGGGCCGTGATCCGAGGGCTCCCGCGATGAAGGGACGGCCGGACTGTCCCCAGTGCCAGGGGCAGGGCCTCCTCTTCGACCCCGATCCGCAGAAGCCGGTGCGGGTCTGCGGCTGCACTGCCGATCTGGGGCCGGACGCCGAGAGTCTGGGGCTTCCCTCTCGCTATCAGGAGGCGGACTTCACCCGTTTCTGGAAGTGGTGGAACAACGCCCAGGCCAGCCGCGTGCGGGTGCTTCTCGACCGCGTGCCGGAGCTGGAGGATCTGCTGGCCCGCCCCGTGGAGGACGTGGGCGAGGTGGAGGGCCGCGAGGACCTCGTCAAGTTGATGCAGGCCCTGCGGCGGCGGCCCGAACACGGGATCCGCCCCGCGGGCGCCGAGGCCTTCGCCCAGTGGGCCCAGAACGGGAAGCACAAGTTCCGCCACGGATGGGAACTGTGGTGGATCCACGGCCCCGCCCAGAGTGGGCGCAGCACTCTGGCCGCCGCGGCCCTTCGGGCCTGGACCGAACGCACCGGCCGCGGCGGGCGCTTCGTCTCGGTGCGGACCCTCAGCCAGGCCATCAAGGACGCCTACTACGATGTCCGCAGCTTCCAGAACCAGGGCTTTCAGAGCGTCCGCGATCTGGTCGAGCCCCTCCAGGATCCGCCGCTCCTGGTGCTGGACGACTGGGACCGGATGGATTCGGACATCCGCGTCGCCGCCGCCCTGGCCCAGCTCCTGGATCACCGCTACGGCGAGGAGCTGCCCACCATCCTCACGGCGGCGGGACCTCCGGAGGAACTGCTCCGGCGGGAGAATCACCCCCTCGTCCGCCTCGAGGACGGCAGCCTGATGGAGCGGCTGAAGGGCGCCGAACGCGTGGAGATGGCGCCCGCGCTCCAGCGCTGGCTGCGATGACCGGACTGCTCCGCCGCCTGCTGCGCCTGCACCTCTCCCCGCGCCCCGCCGGGCTGTGGGCGGTGGTCGCGGGGCTGACGTTTCTGCTGGGGCTCGGCGCCCTGCGCGTGGAGCGGGCGCTGGACCTGATGAGCCTCCTTCCGGTGGAGCATCCGGCCGTCCGGGCGAACCTGGAGGCCGGCGTGGGCCAGCAGGAGCTGCTGTGGCTCGTCGCCGAGGGGAGCGAAGGCGACCTGGAAGCCCGGCGCGCCTGGGCCGAGGGCCTGGTGGACCGCCTGCTCACCGCCGGCGACCTCCCCCTCAACGGCCTTGCCGCGGAGGGTCGCCTGTCGGAGCCCATCCCCGTGCCGGGCCCCGGCGGCGTGAGCCCCTGGCCGGCGCTCCTCGCCGTGGGGGCCCTCGCGGAAGGGGACGCCGCCGTGGGCCGCTTGACCACGGAAACCCTCTACACCCTGGCGCCCGCCTGGCTGGGGGACCGGCTCTCGCCTCTCAAGGAGCCCGCCGAACTGAAGCGCCGGCTGGAGGCCACGGCCCGCGCCCTGGGTTCGCCGGAGCCGCTTCCCGCGGCCCTCGCGCGGCTGGATCCCCTCGGGCTCCGGGACCTCGCCCCCGCCGCCGGCGGGGGCATGGCGAAGGCCCGGGAACTGGGCCGGGCCTTCACGCTGCGGATGCACACCGGCTACCTGGAGACCAAGGACGGCCGCTTCGTGATGCTGCCGCTGGTGGCGGGCTTTCCCGCTTCCGACGTGAAGGCCGCCACGCGCGCTCTGACCTGGTTGAGCCGCGGCGCCGCGGGACCCCTGCCGACCTCCGCGCGGCTGGGGGACTTGGAGGCCGCGCTGAAGCCCCAGGCGGATCGCCCTTTCCCCGTGCAGGTCACCGGCGCCCACGCGATCACGATCTGGGAATCCCACCGGCTCACGGGCGAAGTGGCGCTCAGCCTCGGCCTCAGCTTCGTCCTCATCGGCCTGGTCTACTGGCTGGGCTTCCGCACGCTCGCGGGCTACGGGTTCGTGATGGTGCCCGTCCTGCTGGGAATGGTGTGGGCCCTGGGCCTTACGGGCTGGGTGCTGGGCCGGGTGAACCTGATGGCCGCGGGGTTCGGCGCGGTGCTCCTGGGCGTGGGCGACGACGTAGGCATCCTCCTGTTCAGCCGCTATCGCGAGGAGCGCCGGGCGGGCCGGACCAAGGCGCGGGCCCTCCACGACGCGCTGCTGGGCACCGGCCCCGGCGTGGTGGCGGGCGCGCTGGCGACGGCGCTGGCCTTCCTCGCTCTGGCGTTCACGCCCTTTCCCGGAATCCGCGACCTGGGGCTCACCACGGGCCTCGGTTTGTTGGCCTGTCTGGCGGCCACGTTCCTGGTGATGCCCCCCTTGCTCCTGGCGCTGGACCGCGGTCGCGGCACCTTCGCCCCGGGTTCGCCCGCGCCCCTTCCCCGCCGCCGGGCGTGGGCGCCCTGGGCAGCCCTGATCCTCCTAGGGCTGGCCCTGGCCGGCGCGCCCCGCACTCGCTGGGAGGAGGACCTGCGCCGGTTCCGGGCTCAGGGCAATCCCGCCCTCACCTTGCAGGAGCGCCTCACCCGCACCCTCGGCGCGAGCCTCCAGCCCTTGGCCCTCCAGATCCCCCTGGAGGATCCGGATCGCCTGCCGGGGCGCTGGAACCGGCTGAGTCCCATCCTTCGCGAGGCGGGCCTGCCGGTGCCCGATTGGCAGACCCTGGATCCGGAGCTGCGCCACGCTCTGGGCTCCGAAACCTGGCGCCGCCAGGTACTGGAGGCGGCGGGCCGGGCGGGGCTGGATCCCGCGGGGCTCGAAGGACCCCTGTCGGCCCTGGCCGCGGCGGCCTCGGACCCCGCCCAGCCGGTCCACGCGCTCCAGGCCCTCCTTCCCCGAACCGGCGAGACCCGGGAACAGGCTCGGCCCTGGAACCTGTGGGACGGCCTGAGGCGGGGCCACCGCGCCCCGCCCCTGGCTCCCGCGCTGACGGTGCCCGTCCGGCTGGATGAAGCCGCCCTCGTCCGCCTCACGCCGGAGGTGGAAGCCGCCGGGGGCCGGTTCGTGGGCACCCAGCCCTTGTTCCGCGCCGTGAAGGCGATCGCCAAGGACGCGGTCCAGGAGGCCGTGCTCCTGGCGCTGGGCGGGATCTTCGCGGTGATCGCCCTGTTCGGCCGCAGCCTGCGTTTCGCCTGCTTCGCCATCGTCCCCCTCGCGGCCAGCCAAGTGGGCGCCCTGGGGGCCCTGGGCTGGGGCGGGGAACCCCTCACCTTCCTGTCCCTCATGGCCATTCCCATCGCGCTGGGCGTCAGCGTGGACACCGCCTTCAACCTGCTGCACCGCGCCCGGGGCGAAGCGGACGCCTCCCAGCGCGTGGCCCGGGTCAACGCCGTGTGCGCCGGGACCACCCTCGCCGGCTTCGGGGGGATGGTCTTCAGCGGCTACCGCGGGCTTCGGGGTCTCGGCCTCGCCTGCCTCGGGGGCGTCGCCCTCGCCCTGCTCCTCACCCAGTGGCTCCTGCCGGTGCTGCTGGAGAAATGGCCGCTGGAGAAAAAGGGAGTATCCTAGATCATTAAAGCGAAAGAGAATTTGCTCTTTATGAATCGAGGTGAAAATGTTAACACGATTAAAGGTCAATGGGTTTAAAAATTTAATCAATGTTGATGTGAGTTTTGGAGAATTTACGTGTATTGCAGGCCCGAATGGATCGGGCAAATCGAATTTATTTGATGCAATAATGTTTTTAAGCCACTTGGCGGACAAGTCATTACTGGAGGCTGCCCAGCTTGTAAGAGATCCCGACTGTAAAAATTCAGACATTCGATCCTTGTTTTTTAAAGCAGGTGATTCAATTCACGAAACAATGGAATTTGAAGTCGAAATGATTATTCCAAAATTTGGAATAGACGACCTTGGGCAAAAAGCAGAAGCAACTACAACTTTTCTCACATATAAAGTGGTCATTGGATTTAACAAAAGACCTTCTGCCTACGTGGCTCAACCCCTAATGATATTAGAGGAAAAATTAGATCATATTACTTTGGGGGCCGCTCGTCGTCATGTTTATTTTAAAAGGAACCCCGGTTTAATAAGCCTTTTAGGTGTCCAGAGAAGAACGAGTTCTTTTATTTCGACTGATCGAGAAAATAATATTATTAAAATTCATCAAGATACCAAATCAGATGTACATAAGGGTTCAGGGGGGCGGGCGCGGCAGGTTTCCTCTAGATTATTGCCTAGAACTGTAATTAGTACCGCTACAGCGGCTGAGGCCCCTACCGCTTTGCTTGCACGGCGAGAAATGCAATCGTGGCGGTTATTGCAATTAGAACCATCCGCAATGCGCGCTCCGGACCCTTATATTGCCCCGCAGGTAGTCGCTGAAAATGGAGCGCACTTACCGGCAACCATGGCAAGATTAACTGGAATAGCGAGGAGTAAGTTATATTCGGGAAGCACAAATGAACTATTTAGAACTGTAAGTGAGCAAAAGGCGAAATCTATTAAGCAAAAAATTGTAGAATCACTTTCTACTCTTATTGATGGAGTTGATGATGTATATGTGGATCAGGATGAAAAACGAGAATTATTTAGCCTTATAATTATTGATAACAATCAAACCAAGCATGAGGCTCGAAGCCTATCGGATGGCACACTGCGTTTTTTGGCACTCGCCTTAATTGCAAATGATCCGGATTCTTCTGGCCTCGTTTGCATGGAAGAACCGGAAAATGGGATTCATCCAACTCGCATCCCTTCTATTTTAACTTTACTAAAAGATGTTTCTAAAGCACAGAGAGCTTCGTCTAAATTAGGACCCATCTTAAGGCAAGTTATTATTAATACACATTCTCCAATTGTGGTGGCTCTTTTGAGTCCAGAAGATATCTTGTTTTCAAAACCTATCCAAGGAATATATAACAATAAAAGGATAGATCGAGCTGCATTTATTCCGTTAGAGAAAACTTGGCGCTCACGGCTTACTCCCGACAGCTTGGTTTCTTCTAAGGGAGAGGTTATAGAATATTTAAATGTTCTTGCAACTGCATTAAGCGAAGGGGGATTGTCTAATACGGCTACATATGTGGGATTGGTAGAATCTCTTCCGTTTGTGGAGCTCCAAGAGGAGCAAGAGTGATAAACTATCTTTTTCTTGCAGAAGGAACTTCCGACCAAGTTTTAATTCCAATTATTAATTCTCTTATATTTGAAACATTGAGGTTATCGGTTAATGTGGTGATCCCTAATTTTAATTCGGTGAGGCCACGGCCGACATCTTTAAATTCAAAGCTTAATGTTGTTAATAGGTTATATAAAAATATAGACTTTTTGGTTATTCATCGAGACGCCGATGCCGCAGGAGCTTCGTCTCGATTGATGGAAATGGAGCAGGCAACGGCTTGTTCCGTTCCTTCTATACCATGGGTTCCCGCTATCCCAGTGAAAATGACGGAAGCATGGTTGTTGACAGACCGTGCTGCTATATTTAAAGCAATAGGATGTAGAAGATCTGATAAAAAAATCACCTTTTGTCCGAATAAGCGTATCGAAGGGCTTGCGGATCCCAAGGATTACCTTTTTCAAAAAATATATGAAATTGCGGATTTACCTTATCGACGGCGAAAAGATTTAAATGTGAATTTGGTGAGAAGAAGGATTGGAGATTTTATTTCAGATTCACCTGAATTAAGACTCTTACCTTCATTCAGGGTTTTTGAAGGAAGGCTAAAAAAAGTTCTTCATGATCTTTATGATTAATAAACTTAAAGAGATTTTAGCAGAGCAACTTGGTGCCGGTTCTGTCCCCGCCGCCGAGGTCATGGCCCTAGGCCTCTACCATCCCGAGCACGGCTACTACCGCCGGGCGACGGGGCCCTGGGGGTTCGAGGGGAAGGACTACTACACCGCCCTCGACCTGGGGCCGCTCCTGGGGCAGACCCTGGCCCTGCGCCTGGAAGCCGCCTGGGAGCGCCTGGGCCGGCCGGCGCGGTTCACGGCGCTGGAGCCCGGCGCGGGGCGCGGCTGGCTGGGCCGGGACGTGCTCAACGCGGCCACGGGCGCCTTCGCCGAGGCCCTCGTCTACGTGCATCGCGACGACAATCCGGCGGCCAGGGCCGCGGCGGAAGCGGCCCTGGCCCCTTTCCTGGCATCCGGCCGGGCGCGGTTCGCCGCCGAGGGCGAGCCGCTGGAGCCCTTCGTCGGCGCCGTCTTCAGCAACGAACTGTTCGACGCCCTGCCGGCGCAGCCCTGGCGGTGGAGCGGGGCGCAGTGGACCCGCGAAGTCCTGACCGAGGCGGGCCCCCAGTGGCAGGCGGCGGAGCCCGGCGAGGCCGGAGCCTGGTTCGCCGCCCACACGGACGGGCTGGAGCCCCTCGACGGAAGCATCTGGTGTGAAGGGCTCCCCGCCGTGATCCGCGACCTCGCCGCGCCCCTGGAGGCCGGGCTGTTCCTGGCCGTGGACTACGGCGAACCCGCCGGCCGGCTGCTGGCCAAGGGCGCGGACCTGCGCCGGTTCAAGGCCCACACCGTGGACGGCAAGTGGCACGAGGACCTGGGCGAGTCGGATCTCACTGCGGACGTCGATTTCACCCGGCTGGCCCACCTGCTGGAAGAACAGGGGTTTGGAGAATTGTTCCACGTGGAATTGAGCAAGTGGATCCGGACCCACGCCCCCCTGGATCAATGGGGCGCCCAGTGGATGGCGCTTCCCCCCGCGGACCGGATGCAGCGGACGGAGAACCTCCTCCAGCTCACCCTCCCCAACATGATGGGGAGCCGCTTCCGGGTGCTCGAGGGATGGAAGGGTTAGCCACGGATGAACGCGGATGAAAGAGCATCTGGGTTCATCCGCGTTCATCTGGGGCTGGGTTCATTTCTCTGAATAAATCCCCACGCCCAGGCTGCTCGGCCGCGCGGCGTCGTGGAAGACCGTGTGGGTGGCTTTCCGGTAGTCCTCGGGCTGGGCTTCGTTGATGTTGGTGAAGACCTGGGGATTGCGGTCCATCAGGGGGAACCAGGTGCTCTGGAGCTGGACCATGACGCGGTGGCCCTTCCGGAAGGTGTGGAACACGTCGTTCATGCTCCAGGCGACGCGGGTCGGCTGCCCGGGGGTGAAGGGCGTGGGCTTTTCCAGGCTGTCGCGGTACTTGCCGCGCATGACCTCCCCGCGCACCAGCTGCTGGTAGCCGCCCATGGGGTTGGCCGTCCGGTACCAGGGGGAGCCAGGGTTGAAGCCCGGATTCGTGAATCCGTCGGGATAGACGTCGATCAGCTTCACCACCCAGTCCGCGTCGGTGCCCGTGACGGCTACGAACAGCTCGGGCCGGAGCGGCCCCGCCACGGTCAGGTCCGCCTCCAGGGGCACGGTCTGGAAGACGAGGACGTCGGGGCGGCGGCTCGCGAAGCGCTGGTCGGCGGTCATGTATTCGCGCGGCATCCCGATGGCCACCTCTTCGATGAAGGGCACGGGCTTGGCGGGATCCGACACGAAGGCGTCCGCGCCGCCGTCCTTCCCGGGCGGGGCGAAGCCGAGCCCGCCGCCGGGCTGAAAATAGAGCTTGGCTTCCTTCGCCTGGGGCGGCGGCCAGGCGTCGAACCGGCGCCAGCGGTTGGCGCCCGTCTCGAAGACCGTGGCTTTGGACAGGGCGGGATCCGGCGCGCCCTTGAGGTAGTGCATGAAGAAGGGGAACAGGATTTCCGCTTGGAACCAGTCGGAGGTGTCCGATCCGAATTGCACCAAGCCGAGGTGGTCGCCCTTGCTCCGCTCCCATCCGCCGTGGAACCAGGGGCCCATCACCAGCCGGCTGTCCGTGGCGGGGCTCTGGCGCCCCAGCGCCTGGAAGACCTGGAGGGAACCGAACAGGTTCTCGGCGTCGAACCAGCCGCCCACGGTGAGCACTGCGGGCTTCACGCCCTTCAGCCGGGGGCGCAGGTCCCGGGCCCGCCAGAAGGCGTCGTAGTCCGGGTGGTCCAGCATCTCGTTCCAGAAGGCGACGTCCTTCGCGTAGCCGCGGGTGGCGCCGGTGGAGCCCAGCCGCAGGAACCACGCGTAGCCGTCGGAGGTGCCGTGGTCCAGGGGCGTCGGCCACATCGGGGTGGGCGCGGGCCGGGGCTTGCCGAAGCTGATCATGAAATTGAAGGCGTGGGGCAGCCACAGCGCCCCGTTGCGGTGGAAGTCGTCCCCCTGGAACCAGTCCGCGACGGGCGCCTGGGGCGAGACGGCCTTGAGCGCCGGGTGGCCGGACAGGGCGCCCAGGGCGGTGTAGAAGCCGGGGTAGCTGATCCCCCATTGGCCCGCGCGGCCGTTGTGGCCGGGGACGTGGGCCAGCACCCACTCCAGGGTGTCGAAGGTGTCCGTGCCCTCGTCCGTCGCCGCGCCGCTGGCCGCGCGGTCGGGGCGCATGTTCTCGAAGCTCCCTTCGGACATCATCCGGCCCCGCACGTCCTGGTACACGAAGATGAAGCCCTCGTCCTCGAATCGGGACGACGGCCCCAGGTGGGAGGGAAACGCGTCGGGACCGTAGGGCCGCACGCCATAGGGCGTCCGCTCCATCAGGACGGGATAGGCGCGGGTCGCATCTTTGGGAGCGTAGATGGCGGTGAACAGCTTCACCCCGTCGCGCATGGGAATCAGGACCTCGCGCTTGGTGTAGTGGTCCTGGGGCGCGGCGCCCAGGTCCGTTCCCGCGGCGGCGAGCAGGCCCAGGGACAGGAACGCGACGCGCAGGGCGCGGCTCAACGTCATGACGAACTCCGGAGGAAGCCTCATGATACGCGGCATTCCTTCGAGGAGACCTCCGCCGGATTCGCGCTCGACGGGACGGAAGCCTTTTGATGAACTGGATGTTGGCTCGCTCCGGAGCCGCGCCTGCCTGGGGTTTCCGAACCATGTCCCGACCGTCTTTCCGCCAACCCGCCGAATGGGACCGCCACGCCGCCTGCTGGCTGGCCTGGCCCGGCCACGGCCACCTGTGGCAGGAGAACCTGGCGCCCGCCCAGGCGGAGTGGGCGGGCCTCGCCCGCGCCATCGCGGAGGACGGCGGGGAGACCCTGGAGATTCTCGTGGAGGGCGCCGGCGAGGAGGCCGCCGCCCGCGAGGCCCTGGGCGGGCTGGCCGGCGCGGCGCGGTTCCACCACGTTCCCGTCGGCGACATCTGGCTGCGGGACACGGCCCCGATCTTCGTTCGCGACGCGGCCGGGGCGCTGCACGCCGCCTGCTTCCTGTTCAACGGATGGGGCGGGAAGTACGTCCTCCCCAACGACGAGCACGTCGCGGATCGCGTGGCGACCCTCAGCGGCGCCCCGGCCGTGGATCGCGGGCTGATCCTCGAAGGCGGTTCCGTGGACGTGGACGGCGAAGGCACCGTCCTCACCACGCGGCAGTGCCTGCTGAATCCCAACCGCAATCCCGGCCTGGACCAGGCCCAGATCGAAACGGCCCTGCGCGAAGGACTGGGCGCGGAGAAGGTCCTGTGGCTCGACGAGGGCCTGCTCAACGACCACACGGACGGCCACATCGACACCCTGGCCCGGTTTGTGGCGCCCGGCGTGGTGGTGTGCATGGAGGCCCGCGATCCGGCGGATCCCAACGCCGCGGTCCTGGACCGCCTCGCGGCGGATCTGGCGGACTTTACCGACGCGCGCGGTCGGAAGCTCCAGGTGGTCCGCATCCCCTCTCCGGGCCTTGTGGCGGACGAGGATGGGAAGCCCATGCCCGCCAGCTACGTGAACTTCTACATCGGCAACTGGACCGTGGTCGTGCCCACCTACGGCACCCCCTGGGACGAGGCGGCTGTGGCCGCCCTGGCGCCGCTGTTTCCGGGCCGCCGCGTAGTGGGCCGCTCGGCCCGCGCCATCCTCAGCGGCGGCGGAGCCTTCCACTGCATCACCCAGCAGCAGCCGGAGGCCCGATGAGCGCAGCCCGAACCATCCGCATCGCCGCCACCCAGTGCGCCTTCACGGAAAACCTGGAGGAGAACGTCGCCCGCGTGGAGGCCCTCGTCCGCGACGCCGCGGCCCAGGGCGCGAATGTGATCCTGCCCTCCGAGCTGTTCGAAGGTCCCTACTTCTGCCGCGAGGAGAAGGACGAGTTCTTCGACTGGGCCAAGCCCGTCGACGGCCACCCCACGCTCGCGCGGTTCCAATCCCTGGCCAAGGAACTGGGCGTGGTGATCCCCGTCTCGTTCTTCGAGAAGGACGGTCCCCACCACTACAACAGCCTGGCGATGATGGATGCGGACGGCTCCCTGCTCGGCGTCTACCGCAAGAGCCACATCCCCGACGGGCCCGGCTACGAGGAGAAGTTCTACTTCCGGCCCGGCAACACCGGCTTCAAGGTGTGGGACACCCGGTTCGGAAAGATCGGCGTGGGCATCTGCTGGGACCAGTGGTACCCGGAATGCGCCCGGGCCATGATGCTGATGGGCGCCGAGATCCTGATGTATCCCACCGCCATCGGCAGCGAGCCCGAGAATCCCGGACTGGACACCAAGGACCTGTGGCAGCGCGCCATGATCGGACACGCCGTGTCCAACGTGGTCCCCGTGCTCGCGTCCAACCGGATCGGAACCGAAGGAGATCAGACCTTCTACGGCCACTCCTTCATCTCCGATCATCGCGGCGACAAGGTGGCCGAACTGGGACGGACCGACACCGGCGTGATCACCGCCGCCTTCGACCTGGAGGAGATCCGCCGCAACCGCGCCTCCTTCGGCTTCTTCCGCGATCGGCGGCCGGAGCTGTATTCGGAGTTGTGTTCGCGCTAGTGGACTCCGCAAGGGCAGA comes from the Geothrix sp. 21YS21S-4 genome and includes:
- a CDS encoding MMPL family transporter, with translation MTGLLRRLLRLHLSPRPAGLWAVVAGLTFLLGLGALRVERALDLMSLLPVEHPAVRANLEAGVGQQELLWLVAEGSEGDLEARRAWAEGLVDRLLTAGDLPLNGLAAEGRLSEPIPVPGPGGVSPWPALLAVGALAEGDAAVGRLTTETLYTLAPAWLGDRLSPLKEPAELKRRLEATARALGSPEPLPAALARLDPLGLRDLAPAAGGGMAKARELGRAFTLRMHTGYLETKDGRFVMLPLVAGFPASDVKAATRALTWLSRGAAGPLPTSARLGDLEAALKPQADRPFPVQVTGAHAITIWESHRLTGEVALSLGLSFVLIGLVYWLGFRTLAGYGFVMVPVLLGMVWALGLTGWVLGRVNLMAAGFGAVLLGVGDDVGILLFSRYREERRAGRTKARALHDALLGTGPGVVAGALATALAFLALAFTPFPGIRDLGLTTGLGLLACLAATFLVMPPLLLALDRGRGTFAPGSPAPLPRRRAWAPWAALILLGLALAGAPRTRWEEDLRRFRAQGNPALTLQERLTRTLGASLQPLALQIPLEDPDRLPGRWNRLSPILREAGLPVPDWQTLDPELRHALGSETWRRQVLEAAGRAGLDPAGLEGPLSALAAAASDPAQPVHALQALLPRTGETREQARPWNLWDGLRRGHRAPPLAPALTVPVRLDEAALVRLTPEVEAAGGRFVGTQPLFRAVKAIAKDAVQEAVLLALGGIFAVIALFGRSLRFACFAIVPLAASQVGALGALGWGGEPLTFLSLMAIPIALGVSVDTAFNLLHRARGEADASQRVARVNAVCAGTTLAGFGGMVFSGYRGLRGLGLACLGGVALALLLTQWLLPVLLEKWPLEKKGVS
- a CDS encoding AAA family ATPase, which encodes MLTRLKVNGFKNLINVDVSFGEFTCIAGPNGSGKSNLFDAIMFLSHLADKSLLEAAQLVRDPDCKNSDIRSLFFKAGDSIHETMEFEVEMIIPKFGIDDLGQKAEATTTFLTYKVVIGFNKRPSAYVAQPLMILEEKLDHITLGAARRHVYFKRNPGLISLLGVQRRTSSFISTDRENNIIKIHQDTKSDVHKGSGGRARQVSSRLLPRTVISTATAAEAPTALLARREMQSWRLLQLEPSAMRAPDPYIAPQVVAENGAHLPATMARLTGIARSKLYSGSTNELFRTVSEQKAKSIKQKIVESLSTLIDGVDDVYVDQDEKRELFSLIIIDNNQTKHEARSLSDGTLRFLALALIANDPDSSGLVCMEEPENGIHPTRIPSILTLLKDVSKAQRASSKLGPILRQVIINTHSPIVVALLSPEDILFSKPIQGIYNNKRIDRAAFIPLEKTWRSRLTPDSLVSSKGEVIEYLNVLATALSEGGLSNTATYVGLVESLPFVELQEEQE
- a CDS encoding SAM-dependent methyltransferase, with product MALGLYHPEHGYYRRATGPWGFEGKDYYTALDLGPLLGQTLALRLEAAWERLGRPARFTALEPGAGRGWLGRDVLNAATGAFAEALVYVHRDDNPAARAAAEAALAPFLASGRARFAAEGEPLEPFVGAVFSNELFDALPAQPWRWSGAQWTREVLTEAGPQWQAAEPGEAGAWFAAHTDGLEPLDGSIWCEGLPAVIRDLAAPLEAGLFLAVDYGEPAGRLLAKGADLRRFKAHTVDGKWHEDLGESDLTADVDFTRLAHLLEEQGFGELFHVELSKWIRTHAPLDQWGAQWMALPPADRMQRTENLLQLTLPNMMGSRFRVLEGWKG
- a CDS encoding CocE/NonD family hydrolase, which codes for MTLSRALRVAFLSLGLLAAAGTDLGAAPQDHYTKREVLIPMRDGVKLFTAIYAPKDATRAYPVLMERTPYGVRPYGPDAFPSHLGPSSRFEDEGFIFVYQDVRGRMMSEGSFENMRPDRAASGAATDEGTDTFDTLEWVLAHVPGHNGRAGQWGISYPGFYTALGALSGHPALKAVSPQAPVADWFQGDDFHRNGALWLPHAFNFMISFGKPRPAPTPMWPTPLDHGTSDGYAWFLRLGSTGATRGYAKDVAFWNEMLDHPDYDAFWRARDLRPRLKGVKPAVLTVGGWFDAENLFGSLQVFQALGRQSPATDSRLVMGPWFHGGWERSKGDHLGLVQFGSDTSDWFQAEILFPFFMHYLKGAPDPALSKATVFETGANRWRRFDAWPPPQAKEAKLYFQPGGGLGFAPPGKDGGADAFVSDPAKPVPFIEEVAIGMPREYMTADQRFASRRPDVLVFQTVPLEADLTVAGPLRPELFVAVTGTDADWVVKLIDVYPDGFTNPGFNPGSPWYRTANPMGGYQQLVRGEVMRGKYRDSLEKPTPFTPGQPTRVAWSMNDVFHTFRKGHRVMVQLQSTWFPLMDRNPQVFTNINEAQPEDYRKATHTVFHDAARPSSLGVGIYSEK
- a CDS encoding agmatine/peptidylarginine deiminase; this translates as MSRPSFRQPAEWDRHAACWLAWPGHGHLWQENLAPAQAEWAGLARAIAEDGGETLEILVEGAGEEAAAREALGGLAGAARFHHVPVGDIWLRDTAPIFVRDAAGALHAACFLFNGWGGKYVLPNDEHVADRVATLSGAPAVDRGLILEGGSVDVDGEGTVLTTRQCLLNPNRNPGLDQAQIETALREGLGAEKVLWLDEGLLNDHTDGHIDTLARFVAPGVVVCMEARDPADPNAAVLDRLAADLADFTDARGRKLQVVRIPSPGLVADEDGKPMPASYVNFYIGNWTVVVPTYGTPWDEAAVAALAPLFPGRRVVGRSARAILSGGGAFHCITQQQPEAR
- the aguB gene encoding N-carbamoylputrescine amidase — its product is MSAARTIRIAATQCAFTENLEENVARVEALVRDAAAQGANVILPSELFEGPYFCREEKDEFFDWAKPVDGHPTLARFQSLAKELGVVIPVSFFEKDGPHHYNSLAMMDADGSLLGVYRKSHIPDGPGYEEKFYFRPGNTGFKVWDTRFGKIGVGICWDQWYPECARAMMLMGAEILMYPTAIGSEPENPGLDTKDLWQRAMIGHAVSNVVPVLASNRIGTEGDQTFYGHSFISDHRGDKVAELGRTDTGVITAAFDLEEIRRNRASFGFFRDRRPELYSELCSR